In one Buteo buteo chromosome 10, bButBut1.hap1.1, whole genome shotgun sequence genomic region, the following are encoded:
- the MISP gene encoding mitotic interactor and substrate of PLK1 isoform X2, whose translation MDRVTRHLVFQLPQTSHKHDHNDAHQAGSFAEQRANSDDDVFDSVQHSSQRVENGYGWKTRSKSSLYFLEGGKDVWTPSPDRESKLEVVRSGSLYDVRAYKGERKPSKLYDEDEQEQYRVPPPSVSPEKARELEDERREVIRGQVVRKSSTVAERWSSMDELSSINTGTGSQGEGRHRDNFTTSFAICFDKPSSRRAATPVDPENIDTEQINFSAARQQFLLLEQTNPGSFFSPGQQAMSPKPESMTKVSTQEWHSPEMATKAARGYGNASASSQSRTDKTVYQVYNLSYKTPVKEEVHAPRRAETERSYPTRKTSSLTKESSREDLDSGLGEMYNEANTGYASDGSASNETFNGPVDLRASSNGLDKETKISNETPIEREIRMAMEREENLWKERGIQRLTTSSELVEIQTKPLLSMHASPGPGRKGKDKGRASLYVQREIEQETKREEDLKKQGRLLGMYDRGTQQELDERRRVFEQEEAPPQKPTPMKKADEWRTSINEFAAEQPTSHGPCPTEATRGGRRLPSYAASITHFQASQPRFAAREKSQDQPLVSQHVSASASKWGSEDSWGGRLPGSTLSPAGTAVLPREYFSFSFWKPKVSFVDDMGTQNPLRRDDGREEQYKLRTWKPQTSALIEKEIRSDLQREEELQEQRRQRQLIDGYSLVSGDGVPQEGSRSRHSSAASGVSGTYSVSGSPTSTPASHQAGVLGLVSSFTPLRVAGPSQGSTETLTPDSAHSSPFEERRRRVKEDGKVVESTRVIRHKSAMAQRWEAGQYVRDNDD comes from the exons ATGGACAGAGTCACCAGGCATCTGGTCTTCCAGCTCCCGCAGACCTCACACAAGCATGACCATAATGATGCTCACCAAGCTGGCTCGTTTGCGGAGCAGAGGGCCAACAGCGATGACGACGTGTTTGATTCCGTTCAACACAGCAGCCAGAGGGTGGAAAACGGCTATGGCTGGAAAACGAGGTCAAAGTCATCCTTGTATTTCCTGGAAGGTGGAAAGGATGTCTGGACCCCATCCCCGGACAGGGAGTCCAAGCTGGAGGTGGTGAGGTCGGGAAGCCTGTACGACGTCAGGGCTTACAAAGGCGAGAGGAAACCCTCGAAGCTTTATGATGAGGATGAGCAGGAGCAGTACAGGGTCCCTCCACCAAGCGTCTCACCCGAGAAAGCCAGGGAGCTTGAGGATGAGAGGAGGGAGGTCATCCGGGGCCAGGTGGTGAGGAAGAGCTCCACCGTGGCCGAGAGGTGGAGTTCCATGGATGAGCTGAGCTCCATAAACACTGGCACGGGCAGCCAGGGTGAAGGCAGGCACAGGGACAACTTCACCACCAGCTTTGCCATTTGCTTTGACAAGCCTTCCTCGAGGAGGGCAGCGACGCCTGTTGACCCTGAAAATATCGACACGGAGCAGATCAACTTCTCTGCTGCTCGGCAGCAGTTCCTGTTGCTGGAGCAGACCAACCCAGGCTCTTTTTTCAGCCCAGGGCAACAGGCCATGTCTCCAAAGCCAGAGTCAATGACAAAAGTCTCTACACAAGAGTGGCACAGTCCTGAGATGGCCACAAAGGCTGCGAGAGGTTACGGTAATGCCAGTGCGTCCAGCCAGAGCAGGACGGACAAGACTGTTTATCAGGTTTATAATTTGTCCTACAAGACACCTGTGAAGGAGGAGGTTCATGCTCCCAGAAGGGCTGAAACTGAAAGGTCATATCCCACCAGGAAAACGTCCAGCTTGACTAAAGAATCTTCCAGAGAGGACCTGGACTCTGGCTTGGGTGAGATGTATAATGAAGCCAACACAGGCTATGCCAGCGACGGAAGCGCATCCAACGAGACCTTCAATGGCCCTGTGGATCTGAGAGCCAGCAGCAATGGTCTGGACAAGGAGACAAAGATCAGCAACGAGACGCCCATCGAGCGGGAGATCCGCATGGCgatggagagggaggagaaCCTCTGGAAGGAGAGGGGGATCCAGCGGCTGACCACCAGCAGCGAGCTGGTGGAGATCCAGACCAAGCCTCTCCTCTCCATGCATGCCTCTCCCGGCCCAGGCAGGAAAGGGAAGGACAAAGGCCGTGCTTCCCTTTACGTCCAGAGGGAAATCGAGCAGGAAACCAAGCGCGAGGAAGATCTGAAGAAGCAAGGGAGGCTGCTGGGGATGTATGACAGGGGGACGCAGCAGGAGCTGGATGAGCGCAGGAGGGTGTTCGAGCAGGAGGAAGCCCCCCCGCAGAAGCCCACCCCCATGAAGAAGGCAGATGAGTGGAGGACCTCGATTAATGAGTTTGCGGCAGAGCAGCCCACAAGCCATGGCCCCTGCCCCACAGAAGCCACCAGGGGTGGGAGAAGACTTCCCAGCTACGCAGCGAGCATCACGCACTTCCAGGCGTCCCAGCCGCGCTTTGCTGCCAGGGAGAAGAGCCAGGACCAGCCCTTGGTGTCCCAGCACGTTTCCGCCAGCGCCAGCAAATGGGGGAGCGAGGATTCCTGGGGAGGAAGGCTTCCCGGCTCCACCCTGAGCCCCGCCGGCACAGCTGTCCTGCCCAGAGAGtacttctccttctccttctggaAGCCCAAGGTCTCCTTTGTGGACGACATGGGGACGCAGAACCCGCTAAGGAGGGATGATGGCCGGGAGGAGCAGTACAAGCTGCGGACCTGGAAGCCCCAGACGTCAGCGCTGATCGAGAAGGAGATTCGGAGTGACttgcagagggaagaggagctgcaggagcagcggcggcagcggcagctgATAGACGGCTACTCCCTGGTCAGCGGCGACGGCGTTCCCCAGGAGGGCTCCCGCTCACGGCACAGCTCCG CTGCCTCAGGTGTCAGCGGCACCTACTCAGTGTCCGGGTCTCCCACCTCCACTCCTGCCTCGCACCAGGCGGGGGTCCTGGGGCTGGTGTCGTCCTTCACCCCACTGAGAGTGGCCGGTCCCTCCCAGGGCAGCACGGAGACCCTCACCCCCGACTCGGCTCATTCCAGCCCCTTCGaggagcggaggaggagggtgaAGGAGGATGGAAAG GTTGTGGAAAGCACCAGAGTGATTCGTCACAAGAGTGCCATGGCCCAGCGCTGGGAGGCCGGGCAGTACGTCAGGGACAACGACGACTGA
- the MISP gene encoding mitotic interactor and substrate of PLK1 isoform X1 produces the protein MDRVTRHLVFQLPQTSHKHDHNDAHQAGSFAEQRANSDDDVFDSVQHSSQRVENGYGWKTRSKSSLYFLEGGKDVWTPSPDRESKLEVVRSGSLYDVRAYKGERKPSKLYDEDEQEQYRVPPPSVSPEKARELEDERREVIRGQVVRKSSTVAERWSSMDELSSINTGTGSQGEGRHRDNFTTSFAICFDKPSSRRAATPVDPENIDTEQINFSAARQQFLLLEQTNPGSFFSPGQQAMSPKPESMTKVSTQEWHSPEMATKAARGYGNASASSQSRTDKTVYQVYNLSYKTPVKEEVHAPRRAETERSYPTRKTSSLTKESSREDLDSGLGEMYNEANTGYASDGSASNETFNGPVDLRASSNGLDKETKISNETPIEREIRMAMEREENLWKERGIQRLTTSSELVEIQTKPLLSMHASPGPGRKGKDKGRASLYVQREIEQETKREEDLKKQGRLLGMYDRGTQQELDERRRVFEQEEAPPQKPTPMKKADEWRTSINEFAAEQPTSHGPCPTEATRGGRRLPSYAASITHFQASQPRFAAREKSQDQPLVSQHVSASASKWGSEDSWGGRLPGSTLSPAGTAVLPREYFSFSFWKPKVSFVDDMGTQNPLRRDDGREEQYKLRTWKPQTSALIEKEIRSDLQREEELQEQRRQRQLIDGYSLVSGDGVPQEGSRSRHSSAASGVSGTYSVSGSPTSTPASHQAGVLGLVSSFTPLRVAGPSQGSTETLTPDSAHSSPFEERRRRVKEDGKYAGIEPVDKINTEVVESTRVIRHKSAMAQRWEAGQYVRDNDD, from the exons ATGGACAGAGTCACCAGGCATCTGGTCTTCCAGCTCCCGCAGACCTCACACAAGCATGACCATAATGATGCTCACCAAGCTGGCTCGTTTGCGGAGCAGAGGGCCAACAGCGATGACGACGTGTTTGATTCCGTTCAACACAGCAGCCAGAGGGTGGAAAACGGCTATGGCTGGAAAACGAGGTCAAAGTCATCCTTGTATTTCCTGGAAGGTGGAAAGGATGTCTGGACCCCATCCCCGGACAGGGAGTCCAAGCTGGAGGTGGTGAGGTCGGGAAGCCTGTACGACGTCAGGGCTTACAAAGGCGAGAGGAAACCCTCGAAGCTTTATGATGAGGATGAGCAGGAGCAGTACAGGGTCCCTCCACCAAGCGTCTCACCCGAGAAAGCCAGGGAGCTTGAGGATGAGAGGAGGGAGGTCATCCGGGGCCAGGTGGTGAGGAAGAGCTCCACCGTGGCCGAGAGGTGGAGTTCCATGGATGAGCTGAGCTCCATAAACACTGGCACGGGCAGCCAGGGTGAAGGCAGGCACAGGGACAACTTCACCACCAGCTTTGCCATTTGCTTTGACAAGCCTTCCTCGAGGAGGGCAGCGACGCCTGTTGACCCTGAAAATATCGACACGGAGCAGATCAACTTCTCTGCTGCTCGGCAGCAGTTCCTGTTGCTGGAGCAGACCAACCCAGGCTCTTTTTTCAGCCCAGGGCAACAGGCCATGTCTCCAAAGCCAGAGTCAATGACAAAAGTCTCTACACAAGAGTGGCACAGTCCTGAGATGGCCACAAAGGCTGCGAGAGGTTACGGTAATGCCAGTGCGTCCAGCCAGAGCAGGACGGACAAGACTGTTTATCAGGTTTATAATTTGTCCTACAAGACACCTGTGAAGGAGGAGGTTCATGCTCCCAGAAGGGCTGAAACTGAAAGGTCATATCCCACCAGGAAAACGTCCAGCTTGACTAAAGAATCTTCCAGAGAGGACCTGGACTCTGGCTTGGGTGAGATGTATAATGAAGCCAACACAGGCTATGCCAGCGACGGAAGCGCATCCAACGAGACCTTCAATGGCCCTGTGGATCTGAGAGCCAGCAGCAATGGTCTGGACAAGGAGACAAAGATCAGCAACGAGACGCCCATCGAGCGGGAGATCCGCATGGCgatggagagggaggagaaCCTCTGGAAGGAGAGGGGGATCCAGCGGCTGACCACCAGCAGCGAGCTGGTGGAGATCCAGACCAAGCCTCTCCTCTCCATGCATGCCTCTCCCGGCCCAGGCAGGAAAGGGAAGGACAAAGGCCGTGCTTCCCTTTACGTCCAGAGGGAAATCGAGCAGGAAACCAAGCGCGAGGAAGATCTGAAGAAGCAAGGGAGGCTGCTGGGGATGTATGACAGGGGGACGCAGCAGGAGCTGGATGAGCGCAGGAGGGTGTTCGAGCAGGAGGAAGCCCCCCCGCAGAAGCCCACCCCCATGAAGAAGGCAGATGAGTGGAGGACCTCGATTAATGAGTTTGCGGCAGAGCAGCCCACAAGCCATGGCCCCTGCCCCACAGAAGCCACCAGGGGTGGGAGAAGACTTCCCAGCTACGCAGCGAGCATCACGCACTTCCAGGCGTCCCAGCCGCGCTTTGCTGCCAGGGAGAAGAGCCAGGACCAGCCCTTGGTGTCCCAGCACGTTTCCGCCAGCGCCAGCAAATGGGGGAGCGAGGATTCCTGGGGAGGAAGGCTTCCCGGCTCCACCCTGAGCCCCGCCGGCACAGCTGTCCTGCCCAGAGAGtacttctccttctccttctggaAGCCCAAGGTCTCCTTTGTGGACGACATGGGGACGCAGAACCCGCTAAGGAGGGATGATGGCCGGGAGGAGCAGTACAAGCTGCGGACCTGGAAGCCCCAGACGTCAGCGCTGATCGAGAAGGAGATTCGGAGTGACttgcagagggaagaggagctgcaggagcagcggcggcagcggcagctgATAGACGGCTACTCCCTGGTCAGCGGCGACGGCGTTCCCCAGGAGGGCTCCCGCTCACGGCACAGCTCCG CTGCCTCAGGTGTCAGCGGCACCTACTCAGTGTCCGGGTCTCCCACCTCCACTCCTGCCTCGCACCAGGCGGGGGTCCTGGGGCTGGTGTCGTCCTTCACCCCACTGAGAGTGGCCGGTCCCTCCCAGGGCAGCACGGAGACCCTCACCCCCGACTCGGCTCATTCCAGCCCCTTCGaggagcggaggaggagggtgaAGGAGGATGGAAAG tATGCAGGCATTGAACCCGTTGACAAGATCAACACAGAG GTTGTGGAAAGCACCAGAGTGATTCGTCACAAGAGTGCCATGGCCCAGCGCTGGGAGGCCGGGCAGTACGTCAGGGACAACGACGACTGA